One genomic segment of Mytilus trossulus isolate FHL-02 chromosome 4, PNRI_Mtr1.1.1.hap1, whole genome shotgun sequence includes these proteins:
- the LOC134714702 gene encoding ribosome biogenesis protein NSA2 homolog, giving the protein MPQNEHIELHRKRHGRRLDYHEKKRKKEGRMPHKLAEKAKKLRGIKAKLYNKKRHSEKVQMKKTIKMHEERKTKKKNDEEVPEGAVPAYLLDREGQSRAKVLSNMVKQKRKEKAGKWEVPLPKVRGMSEGEVFKVIKSGKTRRKGWKRMVTKVCYVGEGFTRKPPKFERFIRPMGLRCNKAHVTHPELKATFHLPIIGVKKNPTSPMYTSLGVITKGTVIEVNISELGLVTQGGKVIWGKYAQVTNNPENDGCINAVLLV; this is encoded by the exons ATG CCTCAGAACGAACATATAGAACTCCACAGAAAAAGACATGGCCGCAGACTGGATTATCATGAGAAAAA ACGTAAAAAGGAAGGAAGAATGCCACATAAATTGGCAGAAAAAGCAAAGAAACTAAGAGGCATCAA agcCAAGTTATACAATAAGAAGAGACATTCAGAAAAGGTACAGATGAAGAAAAC aataaaaatgcatgaagaaagaaaaacaaaaaagaagaatGATGAAGAGGTACCAGAAGGAGCAGTACCTGCCTATCTATTAGACAGAGAGGGTCAAAGCAGGGCAAAAGTATTATCTAATATGGTcaaacaaaaaaggaaagaaaaggCT GGTAAATGGGAAGTACCGTTACCCAAGGTCAGAGGAATGAGTGAAGGAGAGGTGTTTAAAGTTATCAAATCAGGAAAAACAAGAC GGAAAGGCTGGAAGAGAATGGTAACAAAAGTATGTTATGTAGGAGAAGGTTTCACAAGAAAACCACCCAAATTTGAGAGATTTATCAGACCTATG GGATTACGATGTAATAAAGCACATGTAACACATCCAGAATTAAAGGCAACGTTCCATTTACCAATCATTGGAGTAAAGAAAAATCCCACATCACCCATGTATACATCATTAGGTGTAATCACTAAAGGAACAGTCATAGAG GTTAACATAAGTGAATTGGGTTTAGTAACACAAGGTGGAAAAGTCATTTGGG gtAAATATGCTCAGGTGACAAATAATCCAGAAAATGATGGCTGTATTAATGCAGTATTACTAGTATGA